One genomic segment of Paraburkholderia phymatum STM815 includes these proteins:
- a CDS encoding response regulator transcription factor, with the protein MKFLVADDHELIRQGVKGLLRGLDPDATFDEADSWETLAAAARPDADHDLAIVDLHMPGMTGASSLQVLLKENPALPVVVLSAEESPDEMRAVLAAGALGFVPKRQPASVMLKAIELVLSGGAYVPMEALSLLGSRDAATATATATADAASTAGASALAAQTTAAPPDAAPIVRVEALQPHQQHLLENLSPRQQEIMRLVHRGWTNKMIARDLGVAEGTIKVHLSVIFRALGVHNRATAIAVINGWLEAGKTL; encoded by the coding sequence ATGAAGTTTCTTGTAGCCGACGATCATGAACTGATCCGCCAGGGCGTCAAAGGTCTGCTGCGCGGACTCGATCCCGACGCCACATTCGACGAAGCCGACAGTTGGGAAACGCTGGCGGCCGCCGCAAGGCCCGACGCCGACCACGATCTCGCCATCGTCGATCTGCACATGCCCGGCATGACGGGCGCCTCCTCGCTGCAAGTGCTGCTGAAAGAGAATCCGGCGCTGCCCGTCGTGGTGCTGTCGGCGGAAGAGTCGCCGGACGAGATGCGTGCCGTGCTCGCGGCAGGTGCGCTCGGCTTCGTGCCGAAGCGTCAGCCGGCGAGCGTGATGCTCAAGGCGATCGAGCTGGTGCTCTCGGGCGGCGCCTATGTGCCGATGGAAGCGCTCAGCCTGCTCGGCTCGCGCGATGCTGCCACGGCAACCGCGACGGCGACGGCAGACGCCGCTTCGACAGCGGGCGCCAGCGCCCTCGCCGCGCAAACGACGGCCGCGCCGCCGGATGCGGCGCCCATCGTTCGAGTCGAGGCGCTGCAGCCACATCAGCAGCATTTGCTGGAGAATCTGTCGCCGCGTCAGCAGGAAATCATGCGGCTCGTGCATCGCGGCTGGACCAACAAGATGATCGCGCGCGATCTGGGCGTTGCCGAAGGCACGATCAAGGTCCATCTGTCCGTGATCTTCCGCGCTCTCGGCGTGCATAACCGCGCGACGGCGATCGCCGTGATCAACGGTTGGCTCGAAGCCGGCAAGACGCTTTAG